A window of the Lactuca sativa cultivar Salinas chromosome 5, Lsat_Salinas_v11, whole genome shotgun sequence genome harbors these coding sequences:
- the LOC111908715 gene encoding rac-like GTP-binding protein ARAC7, with protein MSASKFIKCVCVGDGAVGKTCMLICYTSNKFPTDYIPTVFDNFSANVAVDGSIVNLGLWDTAGQEDYSRLRPLSYRGSDIFVLAFSLMSRASYENVLKKWMPELRRFAPDVPVVLVGTKLDLRDDKGYLADHSGSNPITYAQGEELRKQIGAVAYVECSSKTQQNVKAVFDTAIKVILQPPRRMEVTTRHKRRKSSGCLGMVCGSCAA; from the exons ATGAGTGCTtcaaagttcataaaatgtgtttgtgttgGTGATGGAGCCGTTGGCAAGACTTGTATGCTCATTTGTTATACCAGTAACAAGTTCCCCACt GATTATATCCCAACAGTATTTGACAATTTCAGTGCCAATGTAGCTGTGGATGGAAGTATAGTGAACTTGGGACTTTGGGATACTGCTG GTCAAGAAGATTATAGCAGATTAAGGCCACTAAGCTACAGAGGTTCAGACATTTTTGTATTAGCCTTCTCTTTAATGAGTAGAGCAAGTTACGAAAATGTCCTCAAGAAG TGGATGCCAGAGCTTCGAAGGTTTGCACCCGATGTTCCAGTTGTACTTGTGGGGACAAAATTAG ATCTTCGTGATGACAAGGGATATTTAGCTGATCATAGTGGTTCTAATCCTATCACATATGCCCAG GGAGAGGAACTGAGGAAACAAATTGGTGCAGTTGCTTATGTTGAATGCAGCTCCAAGACTCAACAG AATGTCAAAGCAGTGTTCGACACAGCAATCAAGGTCATTTTACAACCTCCGAGGAGGATGGAGGTGACAACGAGACACAAAAGGCGCAAAAGCTCTGGTTGCTT GGGCATGGTGTGTGGAAGTTGTGCTGCTTAG